One window of the Alligator mississippiensis isolate rAllMis1 chromosome 5, rAllMis1, whole genome shotgun sequence genome contains the following:
- the NAT14 gene encoding probable N-acetyltransferase 14 has product MPVLDLAQLAVRRMREEEAPIVLELLKDGFKDTENRLILYVLTRPLVLLLMAVVSSALRFLLNSFVAALLVPVLLTIVALKLLLWRSADLHCLHTYYCGGQRGLWVAVYDGDDVCGCVALEPWDQGPPRAAELKRLAVSRWYRRSGVGRHLLAFLEAQAREQGYERVVLYTSVVAKAAMNLFESCGYQATGGRSWLGYTVVQEFSKEL; this is encoded by the exons ATGCCCGTGCTGGACCTTGCCCAGCTCGCCGTGCGCAGAATGCGGGAGGAGGAGGCACCCATCGTCCTGGAGCTGCTGAAG gATGGCTTTAAAGACACAGAGAACCGGCTGATCCTGTATGTCCTGACACgacccctggtgctgctgctcatgGCTGTAGTGAGCAGCGCCCTCCGCTTCCTGCTCAACTCTTTTGTGGCTGCTCTGTTGGTGCCTGTGTTGCTCACCATTGTGGCCCTCAAGCTGCTCCTGTGGCGGTCCGCTGACCTCCACTGCCTGCATACCTACTACTGTGGGGGCCAGCGGGGCCTCTGGGTGGCGGTGTACGATGGCGATGATGTGTGTGGATGcgtggcactggagccctgggaccAAGGCCCACCTCGCGCAGCAGAACTAAAGCGCCTGGCTGTCAGCCGCTGGTACCGGCGATCTGGAGTGGGCCGGCACCTGCTGGCCTTCCTGGAGGCACAGGCCCGAGAACAAGGCTATGAGCGTGTCGTGCTCTATACCTCAGTAGTCGCCAAGGCTGCCATGAACCTCTTTGAGAGCTGTGGCTACCAGGCAACTGGCGGGCGAAGCTGGCTGGGCTACACCGTTGTGCAGGAGTTCAGCAAGGAGCTGTAG
- the ZNF628 gene encoding zinc finger protein 628, with translation MVGAQRLEMAEMQPAPLPQPGASEHQYECLECGKVFKWSSRLIHHQRTHTGERPYKCSECPKAFKGSSALLYHQRSHTGERPYKCTDCGKAFKRSSLLQIHQSVHTGLRSFKCTLCGMAFKWSSHYQYHVRQHTGERPYKCTTCEKAFKNSSSLRRHRNIHTGERPYVCTACGKAFTQSTNLRQHQRIHTGERPYKCADCTKTFTHSSNLLLHQRTHASSRAHKCQACGKAFVSETYLQKHLQTHAAKAPTAYGEAELACAPTELFLAAAAEAVETVEMLWKCGDCELTFKSEELLLGHQQSHLEAAPPLPAEELPVAPLYTCPTCGKAFKNGSGLSRHQHSHTGERPYKCSICEKTFVQLSNLLAHQRTHPAEQQLIQAEAEVTCPQSATEPSPTPAPVLAPAPAEAAERPYKCTECGKAFKGSSGLRYHLRDHTGERPYKCLECPKAFKRSSLLSIHQRVHTGLRAFKCAECGLTFKWSSHYQYHLRLHTGERPYSCTDCGKAFKNTSCLRRHRQLHTGERPFTCLVCGKAFTQTSNLRQHQRTHTGERPYTCQQCGKTFTHSSNLQLHQRTHSSERPFKCPVCAKGFVMASYLQRHLRTHATEAGTPEAKSEMPAQGLPLTPSTQEVHIVPNLQATLNLEVASPPSAPNSQTFLLVQTAQGLQLIPSIQQSPQKLILLPSPQMVSPHQKVPILQSTPNITLMPSSPTVPSKPPPRRQGKAKKQAAPSNPNPPQPGQNIILVPASGQALPSMQIQTLPGSQRVPGLQTGQNVIVLQNMPEQPSAEVTNVQVQGLPQPPEVTGIPALSQPQDVTSIQIQALQQSSLEAEEAQTLPSSHELSSAQLPADAGQEMADLPEGQDLIVVQSAQSDDLLGPGTEVSGLEGVQDVHLEMLQTAEGLQNVLVLRGADGEQTRFCVQEVENLPELPPESGSGALTAPGGQKLFIIRSTPSEQTLQVLENVSGLQALPGLPGPNVGQLPLQARGVPNSPGSGQPSSGNTQMVQLLPSPVPPPQELQSIQIVQTVPSVQLVHTF, from the coding sequence ATGGTGGGAGCCCAGCGGCTCGAGATGGCAGAGAtgcagccagccccactgccgCAGCCAGGTGCCAGTGAGCACCAGTATGAGTGTCTGGAGTGTGGCAAGGTCTTCAAGTGGTCATCGCGGCTCATTCACCACCAGCGTACGCACACTGGGGAGCGCCCCTACAAGTGCTCGGAGTGCCCCAAGGCCTTCAAGGGTTCCTCAGCACTGCTCTACCACCAGCGCAGCCACACTGGGGAGCGCCCCTACAAGTGCACTGACTGTGGCAAGGCCTTCAAGCGCTCCTCACTGCTGCAGATCCACCAGAGCGTGCACACCGGTCTGCGCTCCTTCAAATGCACCCTTTGCGGTATGGCCTTCAAGTGGTCCTCACATTACCAGTACCATGTGCGCCAGCATACAGGTGAGCGCCCGTATAAGTGCACCACATGCGAGAAGGCCTTCAAAAACTCATCCAGCCTGCGGCGTCACCGCAACATCCACACAGGCGAGCGCCCCTATGTCTGCACAGCGTGCGGCAAAGCCTTCACCCAGTCCACCAACCTGCGGCAGCACCAGCGCATTCACACAGGTGAGCGCCCCTACAAGTGTGCTGACTGCACCAAGACCTTCACCCATTCTTCCAATCTCCTACTGCACCAACGCACCCATGCCAGCAGCCGGGCCCACAAGTGCCAGGCTTGTGGCAAGGCTTTTGTCTCGGAGACCTACCTCCAGAAGCACCTGCAGACGCATGCGGCTAAGGCACCGACCGCTTACGGTGAGGCCGAGCTGGCCTGTGCACCAACTGAGCTGTTTTTGGCTGCTGCCGCAGAGGCAGTAGAAACTGTGGAGATGCTATGGAAGTGTGGGGACTGTGAACTGACCTTCAAAAGTGAGGAACTGCTGTTGGGCCACCAGCAGAGCCACCTGGAGGCGGCCCCGCCTCTGCCAGCTGAGGAGCTGCCTGTTGCACCACTCTACACCTGCCCCACCTGTGGCAAGGCCTTCAAAAATGGGTCAGGGCTGTCACGGCACCAGCACAGCCACACTGGTGAGCGACCCTACAAGTGCTCCATCTGTGAGAAGACCTTTGTGCAGCTCTCCAACCTTCTGGCACACCAGCGCACacaccctgctgagcagcagctcattCAGGCTGAGGCTGAGGTCACCTGCCCTCAGTCAGCAACTGAGCCTTCCCCAACTCCGGcccctgttctggccccagcccctgctgaggcagctGAGCGCCCCTACAAGTGCACAGAGTGTGGCAAGGCCTTCAAAGGCTCATCAGGGCTGCGCTACCACCTGCGAGACCACACTGGGGAGCGCCCCTACAAGTGCTTGGAGTGCCCCAAGGCCTTCAAGCGCTCTTCACTGTTGTCTATCCACCAGCGTGTGCACACTGGTTTGCGTGCCTTCAAGTGTGCTGAGTGCGGCCTCACCTTCAAGTGGTCATCGCATTACCAGTACCACCTACGCCTGCACACAGGTGAGCGCCCCTACAGCTGTACCGACTGCGGCAAGGCCTTCAAGAACACTTCCTGCCTGCGGCGCCACCGCCAGCTGCATACTGGTGAGCGCCCCTTCACCTGCCTTGTCTGTGGCAAGGCCTTCACACAGACCTCCAACTTGCGGCAGCATCAGCGTACTCACACAGGTGAGCGTCCCTACACCTGCCAGCAGTGTGGCAAGACCTTCACCCACTCCTCCAACCTGCAGCTGCACCAGCGAACTCATTCTAGTGAGCGCCCCTTCAAGTGCCCTGTCTGTGCCAAGGGTTTCGTCATGGCCTCTTACCTGCAGCGCCACCTCCGCACGCACGCTACCGAGGCAGGTACCCCTGAGGCCAAGAGTGAGATGCCAGCCCAGGGCCTTCCACTCACACCCAGCACCCAGGAGGTGCACATTGTGCCCAACCTGCAGGCCACCCTCAATCTAGAGGTGGCTAGCCCACccagtgcccctaactcccagaccttcctgctggtgcagacagcacagggcttgcagctgatccCCAGCATCCAGCAGAGCCCCCAGAAGCTGATCCTCCTGCCCAGCCCGCAGATGGTGTCCCCACACCAGAAAGTGCCCATTCTTCAGAGTACCCCCAACATCACCCTGATGCCCAGCAGCCCCACAGTTCCCAGCAAGCCACCCCCCCGCCGGCAGGGCAAGGCCAAGAAGCAGGCTGCCCCCAGTAACCCCAACCCACCACAGCCTGGCCAGAACATCATTCTGGTGCCAGCCAGcgggcaggcactgcctagcaTGCAGATCCAGACTTTGCCAGGATCTCAGCgggtgccagggctccagacCGGGCAGAATGTTATTGTGCTGCAGAACATGCCTGAGCAGCCCTCTGCTGAGGTAACTAATGTCCAAGTCCAGGGCTTGCCACAGCCCCCTGAGGTGACTGGCATCCCAGCCTTGTCGCAGCCTCAGGACGTGACCAGCATCCAGATCCAGGCCCTGCAGCAGagctccctggaggcagaggaGGCTCAAACTCTTCCCAGCTCCCATGAACTGTCcagtgcccagctccctgcagatgCTGGGCAAGAGATGGCAGACCTGCCAGAGGGCCAGGACCTGATTGTGGTGCAGAGCGCACAGAGTGATGACttgctggggccagggactgaagtgagtgGCCTAGAAGGGGTGCAGGATGTGCACCTGGAGATGCTGCAGACGGCTGAGGGACTGCAGAACGTCTTGGTACTGCGTGGTGCTGATGGGGAGCAGACCCGCTTCTGTGTGCAGGAAGTGGAGAACCTACCAGAGCTGCCCCCAGAGAGCGGATCAGGGGCCCTGACGGCTCCTGGGGGGCAGAAGCTCTTCATCATCCGCAGCACTCCCAGTGAGCAGACCCTGCAGGTCCTGGAGAACGTGTCAGGTCTGCAGGCACTGCCAGGACTCCCAGGCCCCAATgtgggacagctccccctgcagGCACGGGGGGTGCCCAACAGCCCAGGGAGTGGCCAGCCCTCCTCTGGCAACACCCAGATGGTacagctgctgccaagcccagtGCCACCTCCCCAGGAGCTGCAGTCCATCCAAATAGTGCAGACAGTGCCCAGTGTGCAGCTGGTTCATACCTTCTGA
- the LOC102567801 gene encoding serine/threonine-protein kinase SBK2 — protein MNLLPAKQCLEEMVLLTEQNLPQVKVQESYTILQELGSGAYGHVLLAMHQQQGTPMALKFIGKQDTELRGFLSEYCISLSLSAHPCIVGALGIAFQTDHHYVFAQEIALSKDLLSILHPQGGYGDYPFYRGLASVWLGVGVLHGCGSGTWGLFIMDSVGWGVSAVPGSSLLTQVGIPEVQVKRCALQISSALEFMGNKGLVHRDIKPENVLLFDPECRRVKLTDFGLSCPRGTAIEALPENLPYTAPELCCLSSTDHLPAQPSLDAWALGVLLFCTLTGYFPWHTATDQHHRKFEKWHRSPRIHPCPPRWERFTPEALEMLRGLLTPDSAQRSPPTTIMSCIKHPWLKPKEQGAVGGGRIHVPGRPVGSRILLGRSWRC, from the exons ATGAACCTGCTCCCTGCTAAGCAGTGCCTGGAGGAGATGGTGCTGCTGACAGAGCAGAACCTACCTCAGGTGAAGGTTCAGGAATCATACACCATCCTGCAAGAGCTGGGCAGTGGTGCCTATGGGCATGTCCTGCTGGCCATGCACCAGCAGCAAG GTACCCCTATGGCACTGAAATTCATTGGGAAGCAGGACACAGAGTTGCGGGGCTTTCTGAGTGAGTACTGCATCTCGCTAAGCCTCTCGGCCCACCCCTGCATCGTGGGTGCCTTGGGCATCGCCTTTCAGACTGACCACCACTACGTCTTTGCTCAGGAGATAGCCCTTTCCAAGGAcctgctctccatccttcatCCCCAG GGTGGATATGGAGACTACCCCTTCTATAGGGGCCTGGCCTCAGTCTGGTTGGGTGTGGGGGTACTCCATGGATGTGGAAGTGGGACTTGGGGCCTCTTCATTATGgacagtgtggggtggggtgtttCTGCGGTGCCTGGATCTAGCCTTCTCACCCAGGTGGGGATCCCTGAGGTGCAGGTGAAGCGCTGTGCCCTGCAGATCTCCAGTGCCCTGGAGTTCATGGGAAACAAGGGGCTGGTGCACCGCGACATTAAGCCTGAGAATGTGCTGCTCTTTGACCCTGAGTGTCGGCGTGTCAAGCTGACTGACTTTGGGCTGAGTTGTCCCCGGGGCACTGCCATCGAAGCCCTGCCAGAGAATCTGCCCTACACAGCACCTGAGCTGTGCTGCTTGAGCTCTACagaccacctgcctgcccagcccagttTGGATGCCTGGGCATTGGGTGTGCTGCTCTTCTGCACACTCACTGGCTACTTTCCCTGGCACACAGCCACTGACCAGCACCACCGGAAATTTGAGAAATGGCACCGCAGCCCCCGTATCCACCCTTGCCCACCGCGCTGGGAGCGTTTCACACCTGAGGCCTTGGAGATGTTGCGGGGGCTGTTGACACCTGACTCTGCACAGCGCAGCCCACCCACCACCATCATGAGCTGCATCAAGCACCCTTGGCTGAAGCctaaggagcagggggctgtgggtgggggcaggatccATGTTCCTGGAAGGCCAGTGGGCAGCAGAATCCTACTGGGAAGGAGCTGGCGATGCTAA